The Neovison vison isolate M4711 chromosome 5, ASM_NN_V1, whole genome shotgun sequence genome includes a region encoding these proteins:
- the MIF4GD gene encoding MIF4G domain-containing protein: MGDPGREEYKIQSFDAETQQLLKTALKDPGAVDLEKVANVIVDHSLHDCVFSKEAGRMCYAIIQAESKQTGQSVFRRGLLNRLQQEYQAREQLRARSLQGWVCYVTFICNIFDYLRVNNMPMMALVNPVYDCLFRLAQPDSLSKEEEVDCLVLQLHRVGEQLEKMNRQRMDELFVLIRDGFLLPSGLSSLAQLLLLEIIEFRAAGWKTTPAAHKYYYSEVSD, encoded by the exons ATGGGGGATCCTGGTAGAGAGGAGTATAAAATCCAGTCTTTTGATGCAGAGACTCAGCAGCTGCTGAAGACAGCACTCAAAG ATCCAGGTGCCGTGGACTTGGAAAAGGTGGCCAATGTGATTGTGGACCATTCTCTGCACGACTGTGTGTTCAGCAAAGAAGCAGGACGCATGTGCTATGCCATCATTCAG GCTGAGAGCAAGCAAACAGGCCAGAGTGTCTTCCGACGGGGACTCCTCAACCGGTTGCAGCAGGAGTACCAGGCTCGGGAGCAGCTGCGAGCCCGGTCTCTGCAGGGCTGGGTCTGCTACGTCACCTTTATCTGCAACATTTTTGACTACCTGAGG GTGAACAACATGCCCATGATGGCCCTGGTGAACCCCGTTTATGACTGCCTCTTCCGGCTGGCGCAGCCTGACAGTCTgagcaaggaggaggag GTGGACTGCCTGGTGCTGCAGCTGCACCGCGTGGGGGAGCAGCTGGAGAAGATGAACCGGCAGCGCATGGATGAGCTCTTTGTCCTGATCCGAGACGGCTTCCTGCTCCCAAGCGGCCTCAGCTCCCTggcccagctgctgctgctggagatCATCGAATTTCGGGCAGCCGGCTGGAAGACGACCCCGGCTGCGCACAAGTATTACTACAGCGAGGTCTCCGACTAA
- the GGA3 gene encoding ADP-ribosylation factor-binding protein GGA3 isoform X1: MSSLLFITRTIVLHFALSQDKATNPSNRQEDWEYIIGFCDQINKELEGPQIAVRLLAHKIQSPQEWEAVQALTVLEACMKNCGRRFHNEVGKFRFLNELIKVVSPKYLGDRVSEKVKTKVIELLYSWTLALPEETKIKDAYHMLKRQGIVQSDPLIPVDRTLIPSPPPRPKNPVFDDEEKSKLLAKLLKSKNPDDLQEANKLIKSMVKEDEARIQKVTKRLHTLEEVNNNVKLLNEMLLHYSKEDSSEADKELMKELFDRCENKRRTLFKLASETEDNDNSLGDILQASDNLSRVINSYKTVVEGQVINGEIASSAMPDAEGNHCRSQGTLIDLAELDTPSSSSSTSAPAPAPPASGIPILPPPPQTSGPGRSHSSSQAEATAGPNSTSSALCLLDEELLCLGLADPAPTAPPKESAVNSQWSLFQNEQPDLDFCSPKPGSASCSPSDGPLVPASAPSAGSSQAPLPPPFPAPVVPASVPAPKAGSFLFPTGLAPAPAPKAESTALGYHGSALGDSSLHQLDALDHLLEETRATSGLVKPLSPIFFPGASASPLIPASTTARPLLPFSPGPGSPLFQPPAFQSQGSPMKGPELSLASVHVPLESIKPSSALPVTAYDKNGFRILFHFAKECPPGRPDVLVVVVSMLNTAPLPIKSIVLQAAVPKSMKVKLQPPSGTELSPFSPIQPPAAITQVMLLANPLKEKARLRYRLTFALGEQLSTEVGEVDQFPPVEQWGNL, translated from the exons ATGTCCTCTTTGCTCTTTATAACAAGAACAATTGTTCTCCACTTTGCTCTGTCCCAAGATAAGGCCACCAATCCTTCCAACCGCCAGGAGGACTGGGAATACATAATTGGCTTCTGTGATCAGATCAACAAAGAACTTGAAGG GCCGCAGATCGCCGTCCGACTGCTGGCCCATAAGATCCAGTCTCCCCAGGAATGGGAGGCGGTCCAGGCGCTGACG GTGCTGGAGGCGTGCATGAAGAACTGCGGGCGGCGATTCCATAATGAAGTGGGAAAGTTCCGGTTTCTGAATGAGCTAATCAAAGTCGTCTCTCCAAAG TACCTGGGGGACAGAGTGTCTGAGAAAGTGAAGACCAAGGTTATCGAGCTGCTTTACAGCTGGACGTTGGCCCTGCCGGAAGAAACCAAGATCAAGGATGCTTACCACATGTTGAAGAGACAGG GCATCGTGCAGTCTGACCCACTGATCCCTGTGGACAGGACGCTGATCCCGTCTCCTCCACCTCGTCCCAAGAATCCTGTTTTTGATGATGAGGAGAAATCCAAG CTTTTAGCCAAgttgttaaaaagcaaaaacccaGATGACCTACAAGAGGCCAACAAGCTCATCAAGTCCATGGTGAAGGAA GATGAGGCGCGGATCCAGAAGGTGACCAAGCGTCTGCACACTTTAGAGGAGGTTAATAACAACGTAAAGCTGCTCAATGAGATGCTGCTTCATTACAGCAAAGAGGACTCTTCGGAGGCCGATAAAGAGCTCATGAAG GAGCTGTTTGATCGGTGTGAGAATAAGAGGCGGACGTTATTCAAACTAGCCAGTGAGACAGAGGACAATGACAATAGTTTGG GGGACATCCTCCAGGCCAGTGACAACCTCTCCCGGGTCATCAACTCTTACAAAACAGTTGTCGAAGGGCAGGTTATCAATGGTGAGATCGCCAGCTCAGCCATGCCGGACGCGGAAG GAAACCACTGTAGGAGCCAGGGCACTCTCATCGACCTGGCCGAGCTGGACACACCCAGCAGTTCATCCTCCACGTcggccccagcccctgccccaccgGCCTCTGGCATCCCTATCCTCCCTCCTCCGCCCCAGACCTCGGGTCCTGGGCGCAGCCACTCCTCCAGCCAGGCTGAAGCCACCGCGGGACCCAACAGCACAAGCAGcgccctctgcctgctggacGAGGAGCTGCTCTGCTTGG GCCTTGCTGACCCAGCCCCCACTGCTCCTCCCAAAGAGTCCGCTGTGAACAGCCAGTGGTCCCTGTTCCAG AATGAGCAGCCGGACCTGGACTTCTGCAGCCCCAAGCCCGGGAGTGCTTCCTGCAGCCCCTCAGACGGGCCTCTTGTCCCGGCCTCAGCACCCTCTGCAGGCAGCTCCCAGGCCCCGCTGCCGCCTCCCTTCCCAGCTCCTGTGGTCCCAGCCAGCGTTCCTGCCCCCAAAGCAGGCTCCTTCCTGTTCCCGACTGGACtggccccagcccccgccccgaAGGCTGAGTCCACAGCCCTCGGGTACCATGGCTCCGCTTTGGGGGATAGCAGCCTGCACCAGCTAGATGCCCTTGACCATCTTCTTGAGGAGACCAGAGC gACCTCAGGCCTGGTGAAACCGctctctcccatcttctttcctGGGGCTAGCGCCTCCCCTCTGATCCCTGCCAGCACCACTGCTAggcctctcctccccttctccccagggcctggcagccCTCTCTTCCAGCCGCCTGCCTTCCAGTCCCAGGGCAGCCCCATGAAGGGGCCAGAGCTCTCCCTGGCCAGTGTCCACGTCCCCCTGGAATCTATCAAGCCAA GCAGCGCCCTTCCCGTGACAGCCTATGATAAAAACGGCTTCCGCATCCTCTTCCACTTTGCCAAGGAGTGTCCGCCCGGCCGGCCGGACGTGCTCGTGGTGGTGGTGTCCATGCTGAACACCGCTCCGCTGCCTATCAAGAGCATCGTGCTACAGGCCGCCGTGCCAAAG tcGATGAAGGTGAAGTTACAGCCACCCTCTGGGACAGAGCTGTCTCCATTTAGCCCCATCCAGCCGCCTGCAGCCATCACCCAGGTCATGCTGCTGGCCAACCCACTGAAG GAGAAGGCGAGGCTTCGGTATAGGCTGACGTTCGCCCTGGGAGAGCAGCTGAGCACAGAGGTGGGCGAGGTGGACCAGTTCCCTCCCGTGGAGCAGTGGGGTAACCTATGA
- the MRPS7 gene encoding 28S ribosomal protein S7, mitochondrial, which produces MQCRTDLGLCVAFPPSPVTRSGTQKAAFVGSSWPAKMAAPAGKLARGWSVLALNLRTAVPRLPGLTQVRWSRYSPEYRDPQTDKEYYRKPLAELTEEEKCEQELRKTQLIKAAPAAKTSSVFEDPVISKFINMMMKGGNKVLARSLMTQTLEAVKRKQFEKYHAASAEEQATIERNPYTIFHQALKNCEPVIGLVPILRGGHFYQVPVPLPARRRRFLAMKWMLTECREKKHRRTLMPEKLSHELLEAFHNQGPVIKKKHDMHKMAEANRALAHYRWW; this is translated from the exons ATGCAGTGTCGCACAGATTTAGGACTCTGCGTAGCCTTTCCGCCGTCTCCCGTCACTCGCTCAGGCACGCAGAAGGCAGCCTTCGTGGGGTCCTCGTGGCCAGCCAAGATGGCTGCCCCCGCGGGGAAGCTTGCGCGAGGGTGGTCGGTCCTGGCGCTGAACCTGCGGACTGCTGTCCCGCGGCTTCCAGG GCTAACCCAGGTGAGGTGGAGCCGCTATAGTCCTGAATACAGGGATCCACAGACTGACAAGGAGTATTACCGCAAGCCTTTGGCGGAGCTGACTGAGGAGGAGAAGTGTGAACAGGAACTCAGGAAGACTCAGCTTATCAAAGCTGCCCCAGCAGCGAAAACAAGCTCTGTGTTTGAAGACCCCGTGATCAG TAAATTCATCAACATGATGATGAAAGGAGGAAACAAAGTACTGGCCAGATCCCTCATGACACAG ACTCTGGAAGCTGTGAAAAGGAAGCAGTTTGAGAAGTACCATGCTGCTTCTGCTGAGGAACAGGCAACCATCGAACGCAACCCCTACACCATCTTCCACCAAGCTCTGAAAAACTGTGAGCCTGTGATAGGGCTGGTGCCCATCCTCAGAGGGGGCCATTTCTACCAG GTCCCTGTGCCACTTCCCGCCCGGCGGCGTCGCTTCTTGGCCATGAAGTGGATGCTCACTGAGTGCAGGGAGAAGAAGCACCGGCGGACGCTGATGCCGGAGAAGTTGTCACATGAACTGCTGGAGGCTTTTCACAACCAGGGCCCTGTGATCAAGAAGAAGCATGACATGCACAAGATGGCCGAGGCCAACCGTGCCCTGGCTCACTACCGCTGGTggtag
- the GGA3 gene encoding ADP-ribosylation factor-binding protein GGA3 isoform X2, translating to MAEAEGESLESWLNKATNPSNRQEDWEYIIGFCDQINKELEGPQIAVRLLAHKIQSPQEWEAVQALTVLEACMKNCGRRFHNEVGKFRFLNELIKVVSPKYLGDRVSEKVKTKVIELLYSWTLALPEETKIKDAYHMLKRQGIVQSDPLIPVDRTLIPSPPPRPKNPVFDDEEKSKLLAKLLKSKNPDDLQEANKLIKSMVKEDEARIQKVTKRLHTLEEVNNNVKLLNEMLLHYSKEDSSEADKELMKELFDRCENKRRTLFKLASETEDNDNSLGDILQASDNLSRVINSYKTVVEGQVINGEIASSAMPDAEGNHCRSQGTLIDLAELDTPSSSSSTSAPAPAPPASGIPILPPPPQTSGPGRSHSSSQAEATAGPNSTSSALCLLDEELLCLGLADPAPTAPPKESAVNSQWSLFQNEQPDLDFCSPKPGSASCSPSDGPLVPASAPSAGSSQAPLPPPFPAPVVPASVPAPKAGSFLFPTGLAPAPAPKAESTALGYHGSALGDSSLHQLDALDHLLEETRATSGLVKPLSPIFFPGASASPLIPASTTARPLLPFSPGPGSPLFQPPAFQSQGSPMKGPELSLASVHVPLESIKPSSALPVTAYDKNGFRILFHFAKECPPGRPDVLVVVVSMLNTAPLPIKSIVLQAAVPKSMKVKLQPPSGTELSPFSPIQPPAAITQVMLLANPLKEKARLRYRLTFALGEQLSTEVGEVDQFPPVEQWGNL from the exons ATGGCGGAGGCGGAAGGGGAGAGCCTGGAGTCCTGGCTGA ATAAGGCCACCAATCCTTCCAACCGCCAGGAGGACTGGGAATACATAATTGGCTTCTGTGATCAGATCAACAAAGAACTTGAAGG GCCGCAGATCGCCGTCCGACTGCTGGCCCATAAGATCCAGTCTCCCCAGGAATGGGAGGCGGTCCAGGCGCTGACG GTGCTGGAGGCGTGCATGAAGAACTGCGGGCGGCGATTCCATAATGAAGTGGGAAAGTTCCGGTTTCTGAATGAGCTAATCAAAGTCGTCTCTCCAAAG TACCTGGGGGACAGAGTGTCTGAGAAAGTGAAGACCAAGGTTATCGAGCTGCTTTACAGCTGGACGTTGGCCCTGCCGGAAGAAACCAAGATCAAGGATGCTTACCACATGTTGAAGAGACAGG GCATCGTGCAGTCTGACCCACTGATCCCTGTGGACAGGACGCTGATCCCGTCTCCTCCACCTCGTCCCAAGAATCCTGTTTTTGATGATGAGGAGAAATCCAAG CTTTTAGCCAAgttgttaaaaagcaaaaacccaGATGACCTACAAGAGGCCAACAAGCTCATCAAGTCCATGGTGAAGGAA GATGAGGCGCGGATCCAGAAGGTGACCAAGCGTCTGCACACTTTAGAGGAGGTTAATAACAACGTAAAGCTGCTCAATGAGATGCTGCTTCATTACAGCAAAGAGGACTCTTCGGAGGCCGATAAAGAGCTCATGAAG GAGCTGTTTGATCGGTGTGAGAATAAGAGGCGGACGTTATTCAAACTAGCCAGTGAGACAGAGGACAATGACAATAGTTTGG GGGACATCCTCCAGGCCAGTGACAACCTCTCCCGGGTCATCAACTCTTACAAAACAGTTGTCGAAGGGCAGGTTATCAATGGTGAGATCGCCAGCTCAGCCATGCCGGACGCGGAAG GAAACCACTGTAGGAGCCAGGGCACTCTCATCGACCTGGCCGAGCTGGACACACCCAGCAGTTCATCCTCCACGTcggccccagcccctgccccaccgGCCTCTGGCATCCCTATCCTCCCTCCTCCGCCCCAGACCTCGGGTCCTGGGCGCAGCCACTCCTCCAGCCAGGCTGAAGCCACCGCGGGACCCAACAGCACAAGCAGcgccctctgcctgctggacGAGGAGCTGCTCTGCTTGG GCCTTGCTGACCCAGCCCCCACTGCTCCTCCCAAAGAGTCCGCTGTGAACAGCCAGTGGTCCCTGTTCCAG AATGAGCAGCCGGACCTGGACTTCTGCAGCCCCAAGCCCGGGAGTGCTTCCTGCAGCCCCTCAGACGGGCCTCTTGTCCCGGCCTCAGCACCCTCTGCAGGCAGCTCCCAGGCCCCGCTGCCGCCTCCCTTCCCAGCTCCTGTGGTCCCAGCCAGCGTTCCTGCCCCCAAAGCAGGCTCCTTCCTGTTCCCGACTGGACtggccccagcccccgccccgaAGGCTGAGTCCACAGCCCTCGGGTACCATGGCTCCGCTTTGGGGGATAGCAGCCTGCACCAGCTAGATGCCCTTGACCATCTTCTTGAGGAGACCAGAGC gACCTCAGGCCTGGTGAAACCGctctctcccatcttctttcctGGGGCTAGCGCCTCCCCTCTGATCCCTGCCAGCACCACTGCTAggcctctcctccccttctccccagggcctggcagccCTCTCTTCCAGCCGCCTGCCTTCCAGTCCCAGGGCAGCCCCATGAAGGGGCCAGAGCTCTCCCTGGCCAGTGTCCACGTCCCCCTGGAATCTATCAAGCCAA GCAGCGCCCTTCCCGTGACAGCCTATGATAAAAACGGCTTCCGCATCCTCTTCCACTTTGCCAAGGAGTGTCCGCCCGGCCGGCCGGACGTGCTCGTGGTGGTGGTGTCCATGCTGAACACCGCTCCGCTGCCTATCAAGAGCATCGTGCTACAGGCCGCCGTGCCAAAG tcGATGAAGGTGAAGTTACAGCCACCCTCTGGGACAGAGCTGTCTCCATTTAGCCCCATCCAGCCGCCTGCAGCCATCACCCAGGTCATGCTGCTGGCCAACCCACTGAAG GAGAAGGCGAGGCTTCGGTATAGGCTGACGTTCGCCCTGGGAGAGCAGCTGAGCACAGAGGTGGGCGAGGTGGACCAGTTCCCTCCCGTGGAGCAGTGGGGTAACCTATGA